Proteins from a genomic interval of Quercus robur chromosome 9, dhQueRobu3.1, whole genome shotgun sequence:
- the LOC126701127 gene encoding uncharacterized protein LOC126701127, which translates to MSSQNTSAVNTDDIERRREQWRYYARLRRQREDNESRNIRLARRRANYSRQRQQTLGGDHILVGGPTNLNEEDVVHSNSTSTNPSLMPPNHEDGRSRRLTHVRNLARNMPVEHRAMQEVSGLPPTYPTIMANDFEAGSSHINSNVTTVTERIEGVENIVEQNQGDGYREQGAERTEAVENINCQNHGDGYREQGVDNTFDGTAHVINCMRGRYNCAKDYKEGIQTIRYQLPQPKTCYFCNARLFHRETSSMCCKDGKISLPNIPICPEFRELICEQTPRGRHFRQYIRFYNNMFAFTSMGVHVDETMALNSRGIYTFRAQGAIYHRIGSLLPHTPQSVRHLQLYIYDTGLEIQRRMSQSVEAHEDIVQLIQRILDMHNPFVEKFRQLSRSPNLHQCKLLIKEQPLNQPQYCLPSASQVAAIIVGGEEAGHLSGREILVQTFGGNLINVQDTAGYYDPLQYPILFPFGTYGWDINTRDTNRNKVSCREYYAFIFQIRDDALSMIWYGGRLSQQYVVDNYVKIETHKLRWFEHNQDSIRADLYQGLQDAFHEGESDTGNVGHRTILPSSFVGSPRDMIQRFQDAMSLVQKFGKPDLFITMTCNPGWEEIQNELLPAQTAQDRPDLLARVFKSKFEELKDDIVVKGVLGRVIVYVQVFEFQKRGLPHAHMLIILDEDDKLHNPEDYDRVVKAEIPCKEEQPQLHKAVLKHMIHGPCGVQNPRSPCMKNGRCKKGYPKPFSPETYQGNDSYPVYKRYDTNNPVPLNDHCRIMVDNTWVVPYNPWLLLKYNCHINVEICCSIKSVKYLYKYVYKGPDRVSMEVRPGPNYDEVQQYVDARWVCAPEACWKIFSFPMYRMYPAVFRLQIHLPDRQQVHFRSHEPIANVLERSKKTMLTEFFYMNTIDHDARNYLYREFPEHYCWDYKNKTWTQRRSHKKVVGRVYTVSPFDGEKFNLRVLLNHVKGPTGFDDLLTVNGITYPTFKQAAEHRGLLENDNSIRQCLLEARDIRMPSALRRLFATILVFCLPIGVRELWNEFYPYMIEDYPSTSVTTETHRTNKLLNDLEALLLQHGKHITEYDLPILSGECDNDSTIPRLIQDELTIPNIDEEFTLIEKLNNDQRLAYETIMTVIDRNESMIFFVDGPGGTGKTFLYRTILAALRKAGHIAIATATSGIAATLLPGGRTAHSRFKIPLTLDASSTCSISKQSDIAELIRRATVIIWDEAPMVNRRALESLDRTFRDIMEVNLPFGGKVLILGGDFRQVLPVVPKGTKAEMIDACIVKSPLWKDVKVLHLKQNMRSSNDEEFAEYIQHIGDGNEPYIIDDLIKLPPSMAMEWEGQHSIYNLIDQVFPNLQDHVNDARYMVDRALLTPINDDVEQLNAKIISQFPGDEFTLHSFDEVEGDTQHLYQQEFLNSISPGGLPPHILRLKKGAPIMLLRNIDPKAGLCNGTRLICRGCFNNVIDAEILTGQYVGTRIFLPRIPLKTTENVHLPFVMIRRQFPVRLSFALTINKAQGQTIPTVGIYLPDHVFSHGQLYVALSRGVSQSTTKLLVQKGRIPEEEGRMPNSNVRIESTMLNNGVHAVPTAHWEKWKDDQSISNMEPIDNKVRKLQIYSPGWGFTVRADKKELWREVKRVLESQELERTKNKDKQQIAVKSNEVSNIHKNKDKGKMKDDVISNTHANRDKRRMKIKDNVVSNIKEQKKIRTKKIKDDAIFNTKNSKDKQKMRVKDDAIIKQFFKSQAEVDHFTYMELCNIITRFMANAAGKQLECDTNSIAPPTSPP; encoded by the exons aTGAGTTCGCAAAATACATCGGCGGTGAATACCGATGACATAGAACGTCGTCGAGAACAATGGAGATATTATGCTCGCTTGAGAAGACAACGAGAAGACAATGAAAGCAGAAATATTCGACTGGCAAGACGTCGTGCTAATTACTCAAGACAAAGGCAACAAACTTTAGGTGGTGATCACATTTTAGTGGGAGGcccaacaaatttaaatgaagaagatgttgtACATTCAAATTCAACATCAACAAACCCATCACTAATGCCACCTAATCACGAGGATGGACGAAGTCGTCGGCTTACCCATGTCCGTAACTTGGCACGCAATATGCCAGTTGAGCATAGGGCTATGCAAGAAGTCAGTG gtcTCCCTCCAACCTATCCAACTATAATGGCGAATGACTTTGAGGCTGGATCAAGTCATATAAATTCTAATGTTACTACTG TTACAGAAAGAATTGAAGGAGTTGAAAATATAGTTGAGCAAAACCAAGGGGATGGCTATAGAGAACAAG GTGCAGAAAGAACAGAAGCagttgaaaatataaattgtcaAAATCACGGGGATGGCTACAGAGAACAAG gtgTTGACAACACGTTTGATGGTACTGCACATGTAATAAATTGTATGCGAGGCAGATACAATTGTGCAAAAGATTATAAAGAAGGTATACAGACCATTAGGTACCAACTACCACAACCAAAGACATGTTACTTTTGTAATGCCCGTTTGTTCCATCGAGAGACATCCTCGATGTGTTGTAAGGATGGAAAAATATCCTTACCCAACATACCAATTTGTCCTGAATTTAGGGAGCTCATTTGTGAGCAAACACCACGAGGCAGACATTTCAGGCAATATATACGGTTTTACAACAACATGTTTGCATTTACCTCAATGGGAGTACACGTAGATGAAACCATGGCCTTGAATAGTCGAGGAATATATACATTTCGGGCCCAAGGTGCCATCTATCATAGAATTGGTAGTCTTTTGCCACATACACCTCAAAGTGTACGGCATCTACAATTATATATCTACGACACTGGTCTTGAAATACAACGCAGAATGTCTCAATCTGTAGAAGCTCATGAAGATATTGTGCAACTTATTCAAAGGATCTTAGACATGCATAACCCATTTGTGGAGAAATTTCGTCAACTATCTCGAAGTCCAAATTTACATCAATGTAAACTTCTGATTAAAGAACAACCTTTAAACCAACCTCAATATTGCCTTCCCAGTGCTTCCCAAGTGGCAGCTATTATTGTAGGAGGAGAAGAAGCTGGTCATTTAAGTGGTAGAGAAATTTTGGTTCAAACATTTGGTGGTAATTTGATCAATGTTCAAGATACAGCAGGATATTATGATCCATTGCAGTACCCAATACTTTTCCCATTTGGAACATATGGATGGGATATCAATACACGCGACACTAATAGAAATAAAGTGTCATGTCGTGAGTATTATGCATTCATCTTTCAG ATTCGCGACGATGCTCTATCAATGATTTGGTATGGAGGACGCCTTTCACAACAGTATGTTGTTGATAATTatgtaaaaattgaaacacACAAGCTTAGGTGGTTTGAGCACAATCAAGATTCTATTAGGGCAGATCTGTACCAAGGCCTACAAGATGCTTTCCATGAAGGAGAGAGTGATACTG GAAATGTTGGACATAGAACCATTCTACCTTCATCATTTGTGGGAAGCCCACGCGATATGATCCAACGATTTCAAGATGCAATGTCATTGGTTCAAAAGTTTGGGAAACCAGATTTATTCATCACAATGACGTGTAATCCAGGATGGGAAGAAATCCAAAATGAGCTTTTACCCGCACAAACCGCACAAGATCGTCCAGACTTGCTTGCAAGagttttcaaatcaaaatttgaagaattgaAAGATGATATTGTGGTTAAAGGGGTTCTCGGAAGAGTTATTGTATATGTGCAAGTCTTTGAGTTCCAAAAAAGGGGTCTACCACATGCACACATGCTTATAATTCTCGATGAAGATGATAAATTGCATAATCCAGAGGATTACGATCGAGTTGTTAAAGCAGAAATACCGTGTAAGGAGGAACAACCTCAGTTACATAAAGCTGTACTGAAACATATGATACATGGTCCTTGCGGAGTACAAAATCCAAGATCACCATGTATGAAAAATGGGCGATGTAAAAAAGGATACCCAAAGCCTTTCTCGCCAGAAACCTACCAAGGCAATGACTCATATCCTGTTTACAAACGATATGATACTAATAATCCCGTACCATTGAATGATCATTGCAGGATTATGGTAGACAATACTTGGGTTGTTCCATATAATCCTTGGTTATTGCTAAAATATAATTGTCATATTAATGTTGAAATATGTTGCAGTATCAAGAGTGTAAAGTACTTAtacaaatatgtgtataaaggCCCAGATCGTGTCTCTATGGAAGTTAGACCAGGCCCAAATTATGATGAGGTCCAACAGTACGTTGATGCAAGATGGGTATGTGCTCCAGAGGCATGTTGGAAGATATTTTCTTTCCCTATGTATCGAATGTACCCTGCCGTTTTCCGTTTGCAAATTCATCTTCCAGATAGACAACAGGTACATTTTAGATCACATGAACCAATTGCTAATGTTTTGGAGCGAAGTAAAAAGACAATGCTcactgaatttttttatatgaatacGATTGATCATGATGCACGAAATTATCTATATAGAGAGTTCCCTGAGCATTATTGTTGggattataaaaacaaaacatggaCACAAAGAAGATCTCATAAAAAAGTAGTGGGCAGGGTATATACTGTTTCACCATTTGATGGAGAAAAGTTCAATTTGCGTGTTCTTCTTAATCATGTCAAGGGGCCAACAGGATTTGACGATTTATTGACTGTGAATGGGATAACCTATCCAACTTTTAAACAAGCAGCTGAACATAGGGGTTTACTAGAGAATGATAACAGCATACGACAATGTCTACTTGAGGCAAGAGACATTCGAATGCCGTCAGCTTTAAGAAGATTGTTCGCAACAATATTGGTATTTTGTTTACCAATTGGAGTAAGAGAATTGTGGAATGAGTTCTATCCATATATGATAGAAGATTACCCATCAACATCTGTTACAACAGAGACACATCGTACAAATAAACTTCTCAATGATTTAGAGGCATTACTCTTGCAACATGGAAAGCATATTACAGAGTATGATTTGCCAATTTTAAGTGGAGAATGTGACAATGATTCAACTATACCAAGACTCATACAAGATGAGCTAACTATTCCTAATATAGATGAAGAATTCACTTTAATTGAGAAGTTGAATAACGACCAGAGACTTGCATATGAGACAATCATGACAGTTATTGATCGTAACGAAAGCATGATATTCTTCGTCGATGGGCCAGGGGGAACTGGAAAAACATTTTTGTATCGCACAATATTGGCAGCCTTGAGAAAAGCTGGTCACATTGCAATTGCCACAGCTACATCTGGCATAGCAGCAACATTACTCCCTGGTGGAAGAACAGCGCATTCCAGGTTTAAGATTCCTTTAACTCTAGATGCTTCATCTACTTGCtcaataagtaaacaatcagaCATAGCTGAGCTTATTAGACGTGCCACCGTAATAATTTGGGATGAAGCCCCAATGGTAAATCGACGTGCACTCGAATCTTTAGATAGAACATTTAGAGATATTATGGAAGTAAATTTACCTTTTGGTGGGAAGGTGCTAATTTTGGGTGGAGATTTTCGTCAAGTACTTCCGGTTGTTCCAAAGGGTACAAAGGCAGAAATGATTGATGCATGCATAGTCAAGTCCCCATTATGGAAAGATGTCAAAGTGTTACATTTGAAGCAGAATATGAGGTCTAGCAATGATGAAGAGTTTGCTGAGTACATACAACACATTGGTGATGGGAATGAACCatatataattgatgatttgattaaACTACCCCCTTCAATGGCAATGGAATGGGAGGGTCAGCATTCTATATACAACTTGATTGATCAAGTTTTTCCAAATTTACAAGACCATGTCAATGATGCAAGGTATATGGTTGATAGGGCCTTGCTAACACCTATAAATGATGATGTTGAACAACTTAATGCAAAGATAATTTCTCAGTTTCCAGGAGATGAGTTTACATTACATTCTTTTGATGAGGTTGAAGGAGATACACAACATCTATATCAACAAGAATTCCTAAATTCTATATCTCCAGGGGGTTTACCACCACATATATTAAGGCTAAAAAAGGGTGCTCCAATTATGTTGTTGCGCAATATAGATCCAAAAGCCGGATTATGTAATGGTACAAGATTGATATGCCGTGGATGTTTTAACAACGTAATTGATGCTGAAATTTTGACTGGACAATATGTGGGTACACGCATTTTTTTGCCAAGAATCCCTTTGAAGACAACAGAAAATGTACACTTGCCATTTGTAATGATCAGACGACAATTTCCTGTACGTTTAAGCTTTGCACTTACAATAAACAAAGCGCAAGGTCAGACAATTCCAACTGTTGGAATTTATCTTCCTGATCATGTTTTTAGTCATGGCCAATTATATGTGGCATTGTCAAGGGGAGTCTCCCAATCCACCACAAAACTATTGGTGCAAAAAGGCAGAATACCTGAGGAGGAAG GAAGAATGCCTAACTCAAATGTGAGGATTGAGTCCACTATGCTAAATAATGGAGTGCATGCTGTTCCTACTGCTCATTGGGAGAAGTGGAAGGATGATCAGTCAATATCGAACATGGAGCCCATTGATAACAAG GTTCGAAAATTGCAAATTTATTCACCTGGTTGGGGATTCACTGTTCGAGCTGACAAGAAAGAGCTTTGGAGAGAAGTGAAACGAGTTTTAGAGTCACAAGAATTGGAAAG GACCAAGAACAAAGACAAACAACAAATTGCTGTCAagagcaatgaagtttccaacATCCATAAGAATAaagacaaaggaaaaatgaaggACGATGTGATCTCTAACACTCATGCCAACAGAGACAAACGGAGAATGAAAATCAAGGACAATGTGGTTTCCAACATCAAAGAGCAAAAAAAGATacgaacaaaaaaaatcaaggacGATGCAATCTTCAACACCAAAAATAGTAAAGACAAACAGAAAATGAGAGTCAAGGACGATGCGATAATAAAGCAG TTCTTCAAGTCCCAAGCTGAAGTAGACCATTTCACATACATGGAGCTATGCAATATCATCACAAG GTTCATGGCAAATGCTGCTGGAAAGCAATTAGAATGTGACACAAATAGCATTGCTCCACCAACTTCTCCACCATAG
- the LOC126698765 gene encoding F-box/kelch-repeat protein At3g23880-like, which yields MSQRKEERGAILRRRTKRDDLPDEIVLEILARLPVKSLLRFRCVCKPWYSSIAKPSFISTHHLNHSHHGYVIHIPRSIPAPSSSLACDGAFETIPEFRVPFTFQSQFSRFVGSCNGMLCFTGHGSKFNDVYLWNPSIRKFKRLPNNQFPLLTFGIGYDSQNNDFKLVGISQAFANPKPPPEAEVFSLSSDSWKRVELGISLRPNLVYCNFIDYLPSPFVSGHLHWMFKFLDDGGGQGRRCADLLLSFDVSSEKFNEVPLPNEGSCFTRCVTSFKGKLALIEIRSGAQPFSKLCSIWVMREYGVIDSWNKLSVLSIGNLHGFIGFTEYGLHLVQKGPRLVSTNSKLKRKHKYVLIDPETLHEKEISTQADYCLEVATYMENLALLDGRNVVSY from the coding sequence ATGTCCCAAAGGAAAGAAGAACGAGGAGCGATCCTCCGACGCAGGACGAAGCGTGATGATCTCCCAGACGAAATCGTGTTGGAAATCTTAGCAAGGTTACCTGTGAAATCTCTCCTAAGATTCAGGTGCGTTTGCAAACCCTGGTACTCTTCCATAGCCAAACCCAGTTTCATCTCTACCCACCATCTTAATCACAGTCATCACGGTTATGTCATACACATTCCTAGGAGTATTCCTgcaccttcttcttctctcgCTTGCGACGGCGCATTTGAAACGATACCCGAGTTTAGAGTTCCCTTCACTTTTCAATCTCAGTTTTCCCGCTTTGTGGGTTCATGTAATGGCATGTTGTGTTTCACTGGTCATGGATCAAAGTTTAATGATGTTTACTTGTGGAACCCcagtattagaaaatttaagagGTTGCCCAATAACCAGTTTCCTCTTCTGACATTCGGAATTGGGTATGATTCCCAGAATAATGACTTCAAGCTTGTTGGGATTTCACAGGCTTTTGCCAATCCTAAGCCTCCCCCTGAGGCTGAggtgttctcgttgagctcggATTCATGGAAAAGAGTTGAACTTGGAATCTCGCTGAGACCCAATCTTGTGTACTGcaattttattgattatttgcCATCACCGTTTGTTAGTGGacatttgcattggatgtttaaatttttagatgaTGGAGGTGGGCAAGGGAGGCGTTGTGCTGATTTGCTTTTGTCATTTGATGTCAGTAGTGAGAAATTCAATGAGGTACCACTGCCTAATGAAGGAAGTTGTTTTACGAGATGTGTTACGTCATTCAAGGGGAAGCTGGCTTTGATTGAAATTAGAAGTGGTGCCCAACCATTTAGCAAGCTATGCTCCATTTGGGTGATGAGAGAGTATGGTGTGATTGATTCCTGGAATAAACTTAGTGTTCTATCAATTGGAAATCTTCATGGTTTCATTGGTTTCACCGAGTATGGCTTACATCTAGTTCAAAAAGGGCCTCGGCTGGTCTCTACCAACAGTAAATTAAAGAGGAAACATAAGTATGTTTTAATTGACCCCGAAACTCTACATGAGAAGGAGATTAGCACTCAAGCTGATTATTGTTTAGAGGTAGCAACTTACATGGAGAACCTTGCTTTACTAGATGGAAGAAATGTGGTATCTTACTAA